The following are encoded in a window of Roseimaritima ulvae genomic DNA:
- a CDS encoding alanine/glycine:cation symporter family protein translates to MKPPFASVFLWICVATAGIALFNGRPAMSQTAADPPAAVTDAPLADSNEADSDETEAAVAGEAVEPVAAAIESETAEANSVEPDSDAAVASNWQERVDAFFGDYVVSPIASVIFFDFWTGPWTDSEGVEHSGWLGGSIPFVVAWLLAAGLFLTLRMAFINIRGFWHALRLTAGHYDDPTQPGEVTHFQALSAALSATVGLGNIGGVAVAIGLGGPGATFWMILVGLLGMSTKFAECTLGQLYRTVDERGHVLGGPMRYINSGLTELGLKPLGVALGFIFAVLCIGASFGGGNAYQINQSLAAIRGSVPVIDAYPWIYGLVMSLLVGVVIVGGIRSIGRVAGAIVPFMCAAYMLSALYILITNAGNLPTAVASIFQQAFTMDAGIGGFIGVMVIGIQRAVFSNEAGVGSAPIAHSAAKTDEPVSEGIVALLEPFIDTVLVCTTTALVILVSQAHVDPANAEIIENREGAALTLAAFKAGGHEWFGYLLYVAVVLFAFSTCISWSYYGERCFVQLFGAASSIIYKIIFLIFTFLGSVITATNVLDFSDLMILGMSLPNLLGVFLLSGVVRRALTEYWNKYESGELDRLADEYHAEHDK, encoded by the coding sequence ATGAAGCCCCCATTCGCGAGCGTCTTCTTATGGATCTGTGTGGCCACCGCCGGCATCGCGCTGTTCAACGGCCGGCCGGCGATGAGCCAAACAGCGGCCGACCCTCCCGCTGCGGTAACCGACGCCCCGCTAGCGGACAGCAACGAAGCGGACAGTGATGAAACGGAAGCCGCCGTGGCGGGCGAAGCCGTCGAGCCCGTGGCTGCGGCGATAGAGAGTGAAACGGCCGAAGCGAACAGCGTGGAGCCCGATTCGGATGCCGCCGTGGCATCCAATTGGCAGGAGCGAGTCGATGCCTTTTTTGGCGACTATGTGGTTTCCCCGATCGCGTCGGTGATCTTTTTCGATTTCTGGACGGGTCCCTGGACCGACAGCGAGGGCGTGGAGCATTCCGGCTGGCTGGGTGGCAGTATTCCGTTTGTGGTCGCCTGGTTGCTGGCCGCCGGCTTGTTTCTCACTCTGCGGATGGCTTTTATCAATATCCGCGGATTTTGGCACGCGCTCCGCCTGACCGCCGGACACTACGACGACCCCACTCAACCCGGTGAAGTCACGCATTTCCAAGCCTTATCCGCGGCCCTCTCGGCCACCGTGGGTCTGGGCAACATCGGCGGCGTAGCGGTCGCCATCGGATTGGGCGGTCCCGGCGCAACGTTCTGGATGATCCTGGTAGGGCTGCTAGGAATGAGCACCAAATTTGCCGAATGCACCCTGGGGCAACTTTACCGTACCGTCGACGAACGCGGACACGTGCTCGGCGGGCCGATGCGTTACATCAACTCGGGGCTTACCGAACTGGGACTCAAACCCCTGGGCGTAGCCTTGGGCTTTATTTTTGCAGTGCTTTGCATCGGAGCCAGCTTTGGCGGCGGCAACGCTTACCAAATCAACCAATCCTTGGCGGCCATCCGCGGCTCGGTGCCGGTCATCGACGCCTACCCCTGGATCTACGGGCTGGTGATGTCGCTGTTGGTGGGCGTGGTGATCGTCGGCGGCATCCGCTCGATCGGCCGCGTGGCCGGGGCGATCGTGCCCTTCATGTGCGCCGCGTACATGCTGTCGGCGCTATACATCCTAATTACCAACGCGGGCAACCTGCCCACCGCGGTCGCCTCGATCTTTCAGCAAGCCTTCACGATGGATGCCGGCATCGGCGGCTTTATAGGCGTGATGGTGATCGGCATTCAGCGAGCCGTGTTCAGTAACGAAGCCGGCGTCGGTTCGGCCCCGATCGCTCACAGTGCGGCCAAAACCGACGAACCGGTCAGCGAAGGTATTGTGGCCCTGCTGGAACCCTTCATCGACACTGTGCTGGTCTGTACGACCACGGCCCTGGTGATCCTGGTCAGCCAAGCTCACGTCGATCCGGCCAACGCCGAAATCATCGAAAACAGAGAAGGCGCCGCATTGACCCTGGCTGCCTTTAAAGCCGGCGGTCACGAATGGTTCGGTTACCTGCTGTACGTGGCCGTGGTGCTGTTTGCCTTCAGCACCTGCATCTCCTGGTCTTATTACGGGGAACGCTGCTTCGTGCAACTGTTCGGCGCCGCCAGTTCGATCATCTACAAAATTATCTTCCTGATCTTCACCTTCTTGGGTTCGGTCATCACAGCCACCAACGTGCTGGATTTTTCGGACTTAATGATCCTGGGCATGAGCCTACCCAACCTGCTGGGCGTGTTCTTATTAAGCGGCGTGGTGCGTCGCGCCCTGACGGAATATTGGAACAAATACGAATCCGGTGAGCTGGACCGGCTCGCCGACGAGTACCACGCCGAGCACGACAAGTAA
- the dusB gene encoding tRNA dihydrouridine synthase DusB yields the protein MTDLSARVLPPPPLMIGDVVVDPPILQAPMAGFTNAAFRQIVREFGGSGLQATEMVNARGFVWLDEHEAEHPDRLWGVAEEPRPLAVQIWDNQPETMAKVGRRLVEDYRVSVVDINFGCPVRQVTEKAHSGSYLLREPNRMYQIIEQLVAACAPTPVTAKIRLGCTRDKINCNEVARVVEDAGAAALTVHGRTAQDFFKGSADWERISEIKSHLRDIPLIGNGDLDSAEKVVEAFRRYDVDGVMIARACLGRPWLFAQAAAALRGEAVPSDPTLTEQRDCMLHHFRLVVDRFGEDKGTLLMRKYACCYAHGKRGARHFRTHVAKVSTAAEFYAVVEEYFPVD from the coding sequence ATGACCGACTTGTCCGCTCGCGTCCTGCCACCGCCGCCGCTGATGATCGGCGACGTGGTGGTCGATCCTCCGATTTTGCAGGCTCCCATGGCGGGGTTCACCAACGCCGCTTTCCGGCAGATCGTGCGGGAATTCGGTGGTTCGGGGCTGCAAGCCACCGAGATGGTCAATGCCCGCGGATTTGTGTGGCTGGACGAGCACGAAGCGGAGCACCCGGATCGGCTGTGGGGCGTGGCCGAAGAGCCGCGACCGCTGGCCGTACAGATTTGGGATAACCAACCCGAGACGATGGCCAAAGTCGGTCGCCGCCTGGTTGAGGATTATCGAGTCAGCGTGGTCGATATCAATTTTGGTTGCCCGGTCCGGCAGGTGACTGAAAAAGCGCACAGCGGCAGCTACCTGCTGCGGGAACCCAACCGGATGTATCAGATCATCGAGCAACTGGTCGCTGCTTGCGCGCCCACGCCGGTGACGGCCAAGATTCGGCTGGGCTGCACTCGCGACAAAATCAATTGCAACGAAGTGGCTCGGGTGGTCGAAGACGCTGGCGCCGCGGCGCTGACCGTACACGGTCGCACGGCGCAGGACTTTTTCAAAGGCTCGGCCGACTGGGAGCGGATCTCCGAAATCAAGTCACATCTCCGCGACATCCCTTTGATTGGCAACGGCGATTTGGATTCGGCCGAGAAGGTCGTCGAAGCGTTTCGGCGTTACGACGTCGATGGGGTGATGATCGCGCGAGCTTGTCTGGGTCGGCCTTGGTTGTTCGCGCAAGCCGCCGCGGCCCTGCGTGGCGAAGCGGTGCCGTCGGATCCCACGCTGACCGAGCAGCGCGATTGCATGCTGCACCATTTTCGTCTGGTCGTCGACCGGTTTGGTGAAGACAAAGGCACGCTGTTAATGCGCAAATATGCCTGTTGCTATGCGCACGGAAAGCGTGGAGCAAGGCATTTTCGCACCCACGTGGCAAAGGTTTCGACAGCCGCCGAGTTCTACGCGGTCGTCGAAGAATATTTTCCGGTCGACTAG
- a CDS encoding sulfatase-like hydrolase/transferase, with amino-acid sequence MRPLPSPALLVLLVLLAISARLQAQVSAADRPNIVWIMSEDNSKHYLRLFDPAGAATPQIEKLAQSGVVFDRAFSNAPVCSVARTTLITSCYGPRIGTQFHRRSKLAAMPEGLQMFPAYLRAAGYYTTNNSKKDYNAIEGAEVWDASSGKASWRNRPSDETPFFHVQTFGMSHESSLHFGAAKMQSEATQHDPDAVQLAPYFPDTPTFRYTHARYLDRMQTIDTSVGQLIAKLEADGVLEDTFVFYFGDHGGVLPRSKGYVYESGLHVPLVVRIPKNFKSLSAFAAGSRTAGFVEFVDFGPTVLSLAGVEVPEGVDGKPFLGKSITAAEVNARDETLGYADRFDEKYDFVRSLRVGPFKYIRNYEAFQPDGLQNNYRYRMLAYQDWRTRYHAGELNDMQSQFFRSKPVEALYDIENDPHETRNLAADPQHRETLLRLRGRLQQRMKAMPDLSLFPESELVQQAMDNPVAFGQQQQPRISRLLDTVDACLLPAPQAVDTLRTALDSTDPLQRMWALVACSSMGTDAAALAEIAKRLHTDDPHRLTRVRAAQFLAILGRLDPAPTIYRELASTNSEVEALEILNVAVFCRDALPSPQTIDADRLRFSFKVSPKSEVQRRVEYLQR; translated from the coding sequence ATGCGTCCCCTGCCCTCCCCTGCCCTGTTGGTTTTGCTCGTCCTGCTGGCCATTTCGGCCCGCCTGCAAGCCCAGGTATCCGCCGCCGACCGACCCAACATTGTTTGGATCATGTCGGAGGACAATTCCAAACACTACCTGCGTCTGTTTGATCCGGCCGGCGCCGCCACTCCGCAGATCGAAAAACTAGCTCAGTCCGGCGTGGTGTTCGACCGCGCCTTCTCCAACGCTCCGGTGTGTTCGGTTGCCCGCACCACGCTGATCACGTCCTGCTACGGTCCCCGGATAGGCACCCAGTTCCACCGCCGCTCAAAATTGGCCGCCATGCCCGAGGGGCTGCAAATGTTTCCGGCTTACCTGCGAGCCGCCGGATATTACACGACCAACAACAGCAAGAAAGACTATAACGCAATCGAAGGGGCGGAGGTCTGGGATGCATCCAGCGGCAAGGCGTCGTGGCGCAACCGGCCCAGCGACGAGACGCCCTTTTTTCACGTCCAGACCTTCGGCATGTCACACGAAAGCAGTCTGCACTTCGGCGCCGCCAAGATGCAGTCCGAAGCGACCCAACACGATCCCGACGCCGTCCAGCTGGCACCTTATTTTCCGGACACGCCCACCTTCCGGTACACCCACGCGCGGTACCTCGACCGCATGCAGACCATCGATACGTCGGTCGGCCAATTGATTGCCAAACTGGAAGCCGACGGAGTGCTGGAAGACACCTTTGTGTTTTACTTCGGCGACCACGGCGGCGTGTTGCCGCGCAGCAAAGGTTACGTCTACGAATCCGGTTTACACGTGCCGTTGGTGGTGCGTATTCCCAAGAACTTTAAATCGCTGTCCGCCTTTGCGGCCGGCAGTCGCACCGCGGGGTTTGTGGAGTTCGTGGACTTCGGTCCCACGGTGCTCAGTTTGGCGGGCGTGGAAGTTCCGGAGGGCGTCGATGGCAAACCGTTCTTGGGAAAATCCATCACCGCGGCGGAAGTGAACGCTCGCGACGAAACGTTGGGCTACGCCGACCGGTTCGACGAGAAATACGACTTCGTGCGTTCGTTGCGAGTCGGCCCGTTTAAGTACATCCGCAACTACGAAGCCTTCCAGCCCGACGGTCTGCAGAACAACTACCGCTACCGGATGCTGGCCTACCAGGACTGGCGAACACGTTATCACGCGGGTGAACTGAACGACATGCAAAGCCAATTCTTTCGCAGCAAGCCGGTCGAAGCGCTGTACGACATCGAAAACGATCCGCACGAAACCCGCAACTTGGCGGCTGATCCACAACATCGGGAAACCCTGCTGCGGCTTCGCGGCCGACTGCAACAACGCATGAAAGCGATGCCCGATTTGAGCTTGTTCCCCGAGAGCGAGCTAGTGCAGCAGGCGATGGATAATCCTGTGGCCTTTGGTCAACAGCAACAACCGCGAATCTCGCGTTTGCTCGACACCGTTGATGCTTGCCTGCTGCCCGCACCGCAGGCGGTGGACACTTTGCGGACGGCTCTGGATTCCACTGATCCGCTGCAGCGGATGTGGGCTCTGGTAGCCTGCAGCAGCATGGGCACCGACGCCGCGGCGCTCGCGGAGATCGCGAAACGGTTGCACACCGACGACCCGCATCGTTTAACTCGCGTGCGGGCGGCCCAGTTCTTGGCGATCCTTGGCAGGCTCGATCCGGCCCCCACAATCTACCGCGAACTGGCCAGCACCAACTCCGAAGTGGAAGCGTTGGAAATCCTCAACGTCGCCGTGTTCTGCCGCGATGCCCTGCCGTCGCCGCAGACCATCGACGCGGATCGCCTGCGTTTCAGCTTCAAGGTATCGCCGAAAAGCGAAGTGCAACGCCGGGTGGAATACTTGCAGCGTTAA
- a CDS encoding AP2/ERF family transcription factor encodes MKANRNITRIERQTTGGYLVRIMRRGKLHSAFFSFNEYGGKRKALLAAREHRDALEQKLRGISRKKRAQTLRANNTSGVPGVRLVKETDPRWKSRPTYHCWVAQWSPSKGVRKTKRFSVEKYGNEEAYRLAVRARKRGVAEMGKE; translated from the coding sequence ATGAAAGCCAATCGCAACATCACACGAATCGAGCGGCAAACCACCGGCGGGTATCTGGTACGGATCATGCGCCGCGGCAAGTTACACTCCGCGTTCTTCTCCTTCAACGAGTACGGTGGCAAGCGCAAGGCGCTGCTCGCGGCCCGCGAACATCGCGACGCTTTGGAACAAAAGCTGCGTGGGATCTCACGAAAAAAACGAGCTCAAACCCTCCGTGCCAACAACACCTCCGGCGTCCCCGGCGTGCGGCTGGTCAAAGAAACCGACCCGCGTTGGAAGTCGCGTCCGACCTACCACTGCTGGGTGGCGCAGTGGAGTCCCAGCAAGGGCGTGAGGAAAACCAAGCGATTTTCGGTGGAAAAATACGGCAACGAAGAAGCCTATCGGCTGGCCGTCCGGGCACGCAAACGCGGTGTCGCCGAGATGGGCAAGGAATAA
- a CDS encoding OprO/OprP family phosphate-selective porin has protein sequence MKKKLLYSGLVLALWGGQAMADDPYDDWGLDTPLRTARLIEDDTAGSDILSNDDEASLKDRVAKLEALLADKSEDDGEDPVEELSGTVDDLSDSFKKFSGDKSIVHSGSSKSTMKVSGRVHVDGWGFADSDDNISIFNGGGDVDDALDPQNRLGFRRLRFGVKGDIKDNMIYKIEMEFAGGNDSEFRDAYLGWEELPFLQTLLIGNQKRPYGLDHLNSSRFNVFIERPFVIESFNQDARRLGIASYGYDDAQLFNWRYGVYNQRNVQSLGNYIDDHLQLELTGRLASTPWYDEVSGGRGYAHFAISGTVADTDPDAINGNEARFRSRPEARSSGRWIDTGRIASADAFQMMGVEAVINLGALQLVGEYQTMNVDRIDGFSDANLDGGYVYASYFLTGEHMPWDRKSGTLARITPFQNFWSVRRCDGGVERGWGAWQVAVRYSTADFNDGVINDGVFGGQGDAWTFGLNWYWNPNARMQFNYINGQIANRIVSDPADPPAPAGPLDNTLQTGDYSIYGVRFMVDF, from the coding sequence ATGAAAAAGAAGCTGCTCTACAGCGGACTGGTATTGGCCCTGTGGGGCGGCCAGGCCATGGCGGACGACCCCTACGATGACTGGGGGCTCGACACACCGCTCCGCACCGCTCGCCTGATCGAAGACGATACCGCCGGCTCCGATATCCTGTCCAATGACGACGAAGCCTCGCTGAAGGATCGCGTAGCCAAACTGGAAGCCCTGCTGGCCGACAAAAGCGAAGACGATGGCGAAGATCCCGTGGAAGAATTGTCCGGCACGGTCGACGACCTTTCGGATTCCTTCAAAAAATTCTCCGGCGATAAAAGCATCGTGCACTCCGGATCGTCCAAGTCGACGATGAAGGTTTCCGGCCGTGTGCACGTCGACGGCTGGGGCTTCGCCGACTCCGATGACAACATCAGCATCTTCAATGGTGGCGGCGACGTCGACGACGCTCTGGACCCGCAAAACCGACTGGGCTTCCGCCGCTTGCGGTTTGGTGTCAAAGGCGACATCAAGGACAACATGATCTACAAGATCGAAATGGAGTTCGCCGGCGGGAACGATTCGGAATTCCGCGATGCCTACCTGGGCTGGGAAGAATTGCCCTTCCTGCAAACGCTGCTGATCGGTAACCAAAAACGCCCCTACGGCTTAGATCACCTCAACAGCTCGCGGTTTAACGTCTTCATCGAACGCCCCTTCGTGATCGAATCCTTTAACCAGGACGCGCGACGCCTGGGCATCGCCTCTTACGGCTACGACGACGCTCAACTGTTCAACTGGCGTTATGGCGTCTACAACCAACGCAATGTGCAAAGCCTGGGCAACTACATCGACGACCACCTGCAACTGGAACTGACCGGTCGCCTGGCCTCGACGCCTTGGTACGACGAAGTCTCCGGCGGACGCGGTTACGCTCACTTCGCGATTTCCGGAACCGTCGCCGACACCGATCCCGATGCCATCAACGGTAACGAAGCTCGCTTTCGTTCGCGTCCCGAAGCTCGCTCCAGCGGTCGCTGGATCGATACCGGTCGAATCGCCAGCGCGGACGCCTTCCAGATGATGGGCGTGGAAGCCGTGATCAACCTGGGTGCGTTGCAACTGGTGGGTGAATACCAAACCATGAACGTCGATCGTATCGACGGTTTCAGCGACGCGAATCTGGACGGTGGGTACGTCTATGCGTCGTACTTCCTGACCGGCGAACACATGCCCTGGGATCGCAAATCCGGCACGCTGGCTCGGATCACGCCCTTCCAAAACTTCTGGTCGGTGCGGCGATGTGACGGAGGTGTGGAACGCGGCTGGGGTGCATGGCAGGTGGCCGTTCGCTACTCCACCGCCGACTTCAACGACGGCGTCATTAACGACGGGGTGTTCGGTGGCCAAGGCGACGCCTGGACGTTCGGCCTGAACTGGTACTGGAACCCCAACGCTCGGATGCAGTTCAACTACATCAATGGCCAGATCGCCAATCGCATCGTCAGCGATCCCGCCGACCCACCGGCACCGGCCGGCCCGCTGGACAACACGCTGCAAACCGGCGACTACTCGATCTACGGCGTGCGATTTATGGTCGACTTCTAG
- a CDS encoding c-type cytochrome — protein sequence MLPRCFFPLLVFTACLPAIAQDNPAPPVVAGFERFAGSDALEPVQAGQLLIGELRCTACHADGNASPLPGPNLQAAGLRLRSQWMLQFIEDPQAVKPGTTMPNLLGQFTAKEKRSIAESIVAFLRSQRRPYQEIKATGAQPVPYRFWERGNPQHGAELYHQSGCVACHAADQNYQPDGGPAAAADDRLAQLLEELDPEELAELGLDDIVSEAFSIPHADLAQKYTSLGLTRFLLDPLSTRPGGRMPDMKLAPVEAADLAAYLIERDDAAGDDGTTAPARSVPTADAQRIADGKKWFRELRCVQCHAADGVTPPTDTGLVTLAALRSAETARCSDSSADRDSAARHRPDYSLNEAQQQAILAALRTAGSPQPEATAAQRVHQELLRQNCYACHRRDSVGGVGRDRRGYFATVDHIDLGDEGRLPPPLTAVGRKLTVPWMSKVLKGQKADVRPHMLARMPVFATEATKTLPALFAAADEASQATSKTVFGDTAQLADAGRQLMDTGCVQCHAFDGQSMPGVMGVDIRGIGQRMHPQWFADFLMNPGKLKPRTRMPTFFQNGESQDKQLLGGDPQRQIAAMWTYLNASGKPRLPEKLETARATNYELIPNKRPVVLRTFMREAGTHAIAVGYPHQVHLAYDALNCRPALLWRGRFLDAQGTWFVRFTPPADPLGSDPVPLPDDFPIISLRSPQKTSATNAQTDTNTAPRFDGYRLDSHGTPTFLSHGHGLRLSERWEPHEQGFRRTLTIEGLTAQTAAQQLALRLHGGPGLTSKTPYAAKDESGLQLRLLDASNLKNQGLAPELQERAGQSQWLLPLAPAASEQASATIVIQYSW from the coding sequence ATGTTGCCCCGCTGTTTCTTTCCCCTGCTCGTATTCACAGCTTGTTTGCCTGCGATAGCGCAAGACAATCCCGCCCCCCCCGTCGTCGCCGGCTTCGAACGCTTTGCCGGGTCCGATGCCCTCGAGCCGGTCCAAGCCGGCCAACTGCTGATCGGCGAACTGCGCTGCACGGCCTGTCACGCTGACGGCAACGCGTCGCCGCTCCCCGGACCGAACCTGCAGGCCGCCGGCCTGCGTTTGCGTTCGCAGTGGATGCTGCAATTCATCGAAGATCCGCAAGCAGTCAAACCCGGCACCACCATGCCCAACTTGCTGGGACAATTCACCGCCAAAGAAAAACGCAGCATCGCCGAATCCATCGTGGCGTTCCTGCGATCGCAACGCCGGCCTTACCAGGAAATCAAAGCCACGGGAGCCCAACCGGTTCCTTACCGGTTTTGGGAACGCGGCAATCCACAGCACGGCGCCGAACTGTATCACCAATCGGGCTGCGTCGCCTGCCATGCGGCCGATCAAAACTACCAACCCGACGGCGGGCCCGCCGCGGCGGCCGACGATCGTCTGGCTCAACTATTGGAAGAACTGGATCCGGAAGAGCTGGCCGAACTGGGCCTGGACGACATCGTCTCCGAAGCTTTCTCGATCCCTCACGCTGATCTCGCCCAAAAATATACCTCCCTCGGCCTGACCCGTTTTCTGCTGGACCCGCTATCGACGCGTCCCGGCGGCCGCATGCCCGACATGAAACTGGCCCCCGTCGAAGCTGCGGACTTGGCGGCTTACCTGATCGAACGTGATGACGCGGCAGGTGACGATGGCACAACCGCTCCCGCCCGAAGCGTTCCGACCGCCGATGCACAACGCATCGCCGATGGCAAAAAATGGTTCCGCGAATTGCGCTGTGTGCAATGCCATGCGGCCGATGGCGTCACGCCTCCCACCGACACCGGCCTGGTGACGCTGGCCGCATTACGCTCCGCTGAAACCGCTCGTTGCAGCGACAGCTCGGCCGATCGCGACTCTGCGGCGCGACACCGGCCGGATTATTCTTTAAACGAGGCTCAGCAACAGGCGATCCTCGCGGCCCTCCGCACAGCGGGCTCGCCGCAACCGGAAGCGACCGCCGCACAACGCGTACACCAGGAGCTGCTGCGTCAAAACTGTTACGCCTGTCACCGCCGCGACTCAGTCGGCGGCGTGGGACGCGATCGCCGGGGCTATTTTGCCACCGTCGACCATATTGATTTAGGCGACGAGGGCCGTTTGCCTCCGCCACTGACCGCCGTCGGTCGCAAGCTGACCGTGCCTTGGATGTCCAAAGTACTGAAGGGCCAAAAGGCCGACGTGCGACCGCACATGTTGGCCCGCATGCCTGTGTTTGCCACCGAGGCCACCAAGACCCTGCCCGCGCTGTTTGCCGCCGCGGACGAAGCTTCCCAGGCAACCTCCAAAACCGTTTTTGGAGACACGGCCCAGCTGGCCGACGCGGGCCGCCAACTGATGGACACCGGCTGTGTCCAATGCCATGCCTTTGACGGCCAGAGCATGCCCGGCGTGATGGGCGTGGATATCCGCGGCATCGGCCAGCGTATGCATCCGCAGTGGTTCGCCGATTTCCTGATGAACCCGGGCAAGCTGAAACCGCGAACACGGATGCCCACGTTTTTTCAGAACGGAGAAAGCCAGGACAAACAATTGCTCGGCGGTGATCCCCAGCGTCAGATCGCGGCGATGTGGACCTACCTGAACGCGTCTGGAAAACCGCGGCTGCCGGAAAAACTGGAAACGGCTCGAGCCACCAACTACGAACTGATCCCCAACAAGCGGCCCGTCGTGCTGCGAACCTTTATGCGCGAAGCCGGTACGCATGCCATCGCGGTAGGTTATCCGCACCAAGTTCACCTCGCCTACGATGCCTTGAATTGCCGCCCTGCCCTGTTGTGGCGAGGTCGCTTTCTGGACGCCCAGGGAACCTGGTTTGTGCGATTCACTCCGCCCGCCGATCCGCTGGGCAGCGACCCCGTACCACTGCCCGATGACTTTCCCATCATCTCGCTGCGTTCGCCGCAGAAAACGTCGGCTACCAATGCCCAAACCGATACCAATACCGCTCCGCGATTCGACGGCTATCGCTTGGACTCACACGGCACGCCCACCTTCCTGTCTCATGGACACGGGCTGCGGCTGAGTGAACGCTGGGAACCTCATGAGCAAGGCTTCCGGCGGACGCTGACCATCGAAGGACTCACAGCTCAAACCGCCGCTCAACAACTGGCCTTGCGACTGCACGGCGGACCGGGTCTGACCAGCAAAACGCCGTATGCGGCCAAAGACGAATCGGGGCTCCAACTGCGACTGCTGGACGCCTCAAACTTAAAGAATCAAGGACTTGCACCGGAACTGCAAGAGCGAGCAGGACAATCCCAGTGGCTGCTCCCCCTCGCTCCCGCCGCCTCCGAGCAAGCCTCCGCAACCATCGTCATTCAATACTCATGGTAA